In Nostoc sp. UHCC 0926, a single genomic region encodes these proteins:
- a CDS encoding serine/threonine protein kinase, with protein MIGEILGDVQGQDATRLCYQVQQLLGKKAGRRTLLARDLKTQELVVIKLLSFGGDFEWDSLKLFEREAETLKSLSHPLIPRYLDYFEVNSPTIKGFALVQTYIPAQTLEQYLHSGRTFTEAEVKQIAKALLEILIYLHGLYPPVIHRDIKPSNILLGERSGNTVGQVYLVDFGSVQTVLGAETGTRTVVGTYGYMPQEQFGGRTVPASDIYSLGATLIYLVTGTYPADLPQKDFRIQFEQVAHLSPGLTRWLKSMTEPTLEKRFSSANVALAALEKPQPINLPTLVVSKPDGSKIQLTKNWDSLEIIVPPAGFNPSIVFTGLFVIAWNSFILLWTISIVWASFPVNIPFALFSLPFWGAGFLMVYKFLFNLFGRICLRLNAEQIALSWELFAWKFYRPRPSPRQSVNKLVYIPKHFTKGSQDTRIAVPAQLYIYSGLQKYQISGNNVGIKSEVELEWLAHELSDWLGLPITNPMGS; from the coding sequence ATGATTGGTGAAATATTAGGCGATGTCCAAGGACAAGATGCTACGCGTCTGTGCTACCAAGTTCAGCAGCTATTAGGAAAAAAAGCAGGACGGCGGACGCTATTAGCTCGTGATTTGAAAACTCAGGAATTAGTTGTCATTAAGTTACTCTCTTTTGGTGGTGACTTTGAATGGGATTCACTCAAGTTGTTTGAGCGGGAAGCTGAAACTCTAAAATCTTTGTCACATCCCTTAATACCTCGCTATTTAGACTATTTTGAGGTAAATTCACCGACTATCAAAGGATTTGCCCTAGTACAAACTTATATCCCCGCACAAACTTTAGAGCAATATTTACACAGTGGACGGACTTTTACTGAAGCAGAAGTCAAACAGATAGCCAAAGCACTTTTAGAAATTCTCATTTACCTACATGGGCTGTATCCGCCTGTTATCCACCGTGATATTAAGCCTAGCAATATTTTATTGGGAGAGCGTTCTGGTAATACTGTTGGTCAAGTTTATCTAGTAGATTTTGGTTCAGTGCAAACTGTCCTCGGTGCAGAAACTGGGACTAGGACTGTGGTGGGTACTTATGGATATATGCCACAGGAGCAATTTGGTGGGCGTACCGTTCCTGCCTCTGACATTTATAGTTTAGGCGCAACCTTAATTTATTTGGTAACGGGTACTTACCCAGCCGATTTACCCCAAAAGGATTTTCGCATTCAGTTTGAGCAGGTAGCTCATTTGAGTCCTGGCTTGACTCGCTGGTTAAAGTCGATGACTGAACCCACTTTAGAAAAGCGTTTTAGTTCTGCCAATGTTGCATTGGCAGCTTTAGAAAAACCACAACCGATAAATTTGCCTACTTTAGTTGTAAGCAAACCAGATGGGAGTAAGATTCAACTAACCAAAAATTGGGATTCTTTAGAAATTATCGTTCCACCAGCTGGTTTTAATCCATCAATAGTATTCACAGGTTTATTTGTGATCGCCTGGAATTCATTTATCCTACTTTGGACAATTAGCATAGTCTGGGCGTCTTTTCCTGTCAACATCCCCTTTGCCTTGTTCTCACTTCCTTTTTGGGGTGCTGGCTTTCTCATGGTGTATAAATTTCTCTTTAATTTATTTGGACGCATCTGCTTACGCCTGAATGCAGAACAAATTGCCCTAAGCTGGGAATTGTTTGCTTGGAAATTTTATCGTCCGCGTCCATCACCAAGGCAAAGTGTTAATAAGTTGGTTTACATTCCAAAACACTTTACTAAAGGCTCTCAAGACACTAGAATTGCCGTTCCAGCACAACTATATATTTACTCAGGATTACAAAAATATCAGATTAGTGGAAACAATGTCGGTATTAAATCCGAAGTAGAACTTGAATGGTTAGCTCATGAATTAAGTGATTGGTTAGGTTTGCCAATTACCAATCCAATGGGAAGTTAG
- the cbiT gene encoding precorrin-6Y C5,15-methyltransferase subunit CbiT has product MPSQLWPYITPGIPDDLFEHLPGIPLSQREVRLLLIAQLRLKSDSVLWDIGAGTGTIPVEVGLLCPKGQIIAIERDEEVANLIKRNCDRFDVKNVEVIEGSAPECLHDLKITPHRVCIEGGRPIQEILQAAWHYLPPSGRVVATAANLESLYAISQSFSLLRARNIEVVQSAVNRLETRGFSQTFTAVDPIFILSGEKLD; this is encoded by the coding sequence ATGCCCTCCCAACTTTGGCCTTATATTACCCCTGGTATTCCCGATGATTTATTCGAGCACTTGCCAGGAATTCCCCTGAGCCAGCGAGAAGTCCGACTACTGTTAATTGCCCAACTGCGACTAAAATCAGATTCTGTGTTGTGGGATATTGGCGCAGGGACAGGTACAATTCCGGTAGAGGTAGGGCTATTATGTCCAAAAGGACAGATTATCGCTATAGAAAGGGATGAAGAAGTAGCTAATCTGATCAAGCGTAACTGCGATCGCTTTGATGTGAAAAACGTCGAAGTAATTGAAGGTAGCGCCCCTGAGTGTTTACATGATCTTAAGATTACTCCTCACCGCGTTTGTATCGAGGGAGGACGCCCCATTCAGGAAATTCTGCAAGCAGCTTGGCATTATTTACCACCATCCGGTCGGGTTGTAGCCACAGCTGCTAATCTAGAAAGCTTGTATGCTATTTCCCAGAGCTTTTCCCTGTTAAGGGCTAGAAATATCGAAGTTGTCCAGTCTGCGGTTAACCGGTTAGAGACGCGCGGCTTTTCTCAAACCTTTACTGCCGTTGATCCCATTTTTATCCTCAGTGGTGAGAAACTAGACTAA
- a CDS encoding phosphatidate cytidylyltransferase: MPWSRIISGIVAIALALCVTLLGGWYFTIMFAVIVFLGQEEYFNLVRARGIAPAAKTTMAVSQVLLVICTLDGSLADAVMPLAGTLICFYLLFQPKFATIADVSASIMGLFYVGYLPSYWVRLRAIDSAAFSNLPFGGYWPITWTDFWEKANSASLPQGFTATLLTFLCIWAADIGAYTIGKFFGKTRLSEISPKKTVEGAVFGITSSVAVAIAGAYYLHLPRSLFTGLALGLLIGIASLLGDLTESMLKRDAGVKDSGQLIPGHGGILDRTDSYIFTAPLVYYFVTLLLPLITE, encoded by the coding sequence ATGCCTTGGTCTCGGATTATTAGTGGAATTGTTGCGATCGCTCTTGCTCTTTGTGTGACCCTTTTGGGGGGTTGGTACTTTACCATCATGTTTGCAGTTATCGTCTTTTTGGGTCAAGAGGAATATTTTAATTTGGTGCGAGCCAGAGGCATTGCTCCCGCCGCTAAAACCACTATGGCTGTCAGCCAAGTCTTGCTGGTGATTTGTACCCTTGATGGCAGTTTAGCTGACGCTGTAATGCCCTTAGCTGGTACACTTATTTGTTTTTACCTGCTGTTTCAACCCAAATTTGCCACGATCGCTGATGTTTCCGCTTCTATTATGGGGCTATTTTACGTAGGTTATTTGCCGAGTTACTGGGTGCGGTTACGAGCGATTGATAGTGCTGCTTTTAGCAATCTTCCTTTCGGAGGTTACTGGCCCATAACCTGGACAGATTTCTGGGAAAAGGCAAATTCGGCGTCTTTACCACAAGGTTTTACAGCAACACTGCTGACTTTTTTGTGTATTTGGGCAGCTGATATCGGCGCTTACACTATTGGCAAATTCTTTGGGAAAACCCGTCTGTCTGAGATTAGCCCGAAAAAAACTGTAGAAGGTGCTGTCTTTGGCATTACTTCAAGTGTTGCTGTAGCCATAGCAGGAGCCTATTATCTCCACTTGCCCAGATCCCTCTTTACTGGTTTAGCATTGGGTTTGTTGATTGGCATTGCTAGTCTTTTAGGGGATCTTACCGAGTCTATGCTCAAGCGGGATGCTGGAGTCAAAGATTCTGGACAATTAATCCCCGGTCACGGTGGTATTTTAGACCGTACCGATAGTTATATTTTCACAGCTCCTCTGGTTTACTATTTCGTAACACTACTTTTGCCGCTGATAACAGAATAG
- a CDS encoding LmeA family phospholipid-binding protein, translating to MPEQNFQTTNTNKIRIITQVLTTALKLWLRTQVSQISELEVEIKASDRQILSGRIPLVSIFATHAVYQGLLITQIQLIAENIRINIGSIVKGQPLRLLETVPVVGDLIVDEKDLNASLSSNLLSTALSDLLVKVSPTHYPEPQPINWQEILLQNNQIILRGIKVTNSQTTPLEICLGLQLLNGHELRLANIQIKPDQGNILEENHEYNLDLGSDVDIQELTLIPGKLLCRGRINVNP from the coding sequence ATGCCAGAGCAAAATTTCCAAACAACAAATACCAATAAAATCCGCATAATTACGCAGGTACTCACAACAGCCCTAAAGCTCTGGTTGAGAACGCAAGTCAGCCAAATATCTGAATTAGAAGTGGAGATTAAAGCGAGCGATCGCCAAATTCTCTCTGGACGCATCCCCTTGGTATCTATATTTGCTACTCATGCGGTTTATCAAGGTCTCCTGATTACACAAATTCAATTAATCGCAGAAAATATTCGGATAAATATCGGCTCAATAGTCAAGGGACAGCCACTGCGACTGTTAGAAACAGTACCAGTGGTTGGCGATTTGATCGTAGACGAGAAGGATCTGAATGCTTCTCTCTCATCTAACTTATTATCGACTGCTTTGAGTGATCTATTGGTTAAGGTTTCACCAACACATTACCCAGAGCCACAACCAATTAATTGGCAAGAAATTCTTCTTCAGAACAACCAAATTATACTGCGAGGCATCAAAGTAACCAATAGTCAAACAACACCTCTAGAGATTTGTCTGGGCTTACAATTACTCAATGGCCATGAGTTGCGACTGGCAAATATCCAAATCAAGCCCGACCAAGGAAATATATTAGAGGAAAATCATGAGTACAATTTGGATCTTGGCTCAGATGTTGATATCCAAGAACTAACGCTGATCCCAGGCAAGCTACTGTGTCGTGGGCGGATTAACGTTAACCCTTGA
- a CDS encoding pseudouridine synthase — MEARLQKILAQWGIASRREAEEMIRHSRVRINGVVAHLGQKVDPQKDAIAIDGKPVSQKQRPALIYLLLHKPAGVVSTCYDPHRRPTVLDLLPKELREGLGIHPVGRLDADSTGALILTNDGNLTFGLTHPRHSISKTYHVLVKGHPPEAVLQMWRQGVMLEGRKTRAAKVHLIERHAEQSFLEIVLQEGRNRQIRRIAQQLGYPVIKLHRTAIGPIQLQTLKEPFLSEGKYRSLKDQEIHFLQEQITQPNY; from the coding sequence ATGGAGGCACGGTTACAAAAAATTCTCGCTCAATGGGGTATCGCCTCACGTCGTGAAGCCGAAGAAATGATTAGGCACTCACGGGTGCGAATTAATGGGGTAGTAGCACATTTAGGTCAAAAAGTTGATCCCCAAAAAGATGCGATCGCGATCGATGGTAAGCCTGTATCCCAAAAGCAGCGTCCGGCTTTAATATATCTATTGCTGCATAAACCAGCAGGCGTGGTTTCTACTTGCTACGACCCTCACCGCAGACCAACAGTCCTGGATCTACTACCGAAAGAATTACGAGAGGGTTTAGGTATTCACCCAGTTGGGCGTTTAGATGCAGACTCTACAGGAGCATTAATCCTGACAAACGACGGAAATCTGACATTTGGACTAACGCATCCACGTCACAGCATTTCCAAGACATATCATGTTTTGGTAAAAGGACATCCTCCAGAAGCGGTACTGCAAATGTGGCGTCAGGGTGTGATGTTGGAGGGTAGAAAAACCAGGGCTGCCAAGGTACACCTCATAGAACGTCATGCCGAGCAAAGCTTTTTAGAAATCGTGTTGCAGGAGGGAAGAAATCGCCAAATTCGCCGGATAGCTCAACAGTTAGGATATCCAGTAATCAAGCTGCATCGGACTGCTATCGGCCCAATTCAATTACAAACTTTAAAAGAACCCTTTTTATCAGAGGGTAAATATCGTTCCCTTAAAGATCAAGAGATTCACTTTTTGCAAGAACAGATAACGCAACCTAATTATTGA
- a CDS encoding helix-turn-helix domain-containing protein, whose translation MKWLRKKNNHQPSISLEQQRAEKLAELGAQLWALRQEQGLSLEQVVVSTRISRRLLQAIEEGNLTELPEPIYIQGLIRQFAEALGLNGVEFSGTFPISSAQVNSQGMGNTSPLSQLRPIHLYFLYIFLIVCSVNGLSQLLNNAVLQANNSQNQPSPKQKSAVKPEIAQLKESVQVQPVSDTLSGVKQGQAVQIGVTLKASSWIRVVADGKTKFEGILPEGTHRIWKAQKQLTVKTDNAGGVLMSVNQEKAKEMGEPGKEEEVRIAAKPKF comes from the coding sequence ATGAAATGGCTAAGAAAGAAGAATAATCACCAGCCATCAATTTCATTAGAGCAACAACGAGCCGAAAAGTTAGCAGAATTGGGCGCTCAACTTTGGGCATTGCGTCAAGAACAGGGTCTATCTCTTGAGCAAGTGGTTGTATCGACCAGGATTTCTCGGCGATTATTGCAGGCGATCGAAGAAGGTAATTTAACCGAACTGCCAGAACCAATCTATATTCAGGGTTTGATTAGGCAATTTGCCGAGGCACTAGGTTTGAATGGAGTAGAATTTTCTGGCACTTTTCCGATCAGTTCTGCACAAGTGAACTCCCAAGGTATGGGGAATACTTCACCTCTGAGTCAACTACGTCCGATTCATCTTTACTTTCTTTACATATTCCTAATTGTATGCTCTGTAAATGGCTTATCTCAGTTATTAAATAATGCTGTACTACAAGCAAATAATAGTCAAAACCAGCCATCTCCAAAACAAAAATCTGCCGTTAAACCAGAAATAGCCCAACTAAAAGAGTCAGTGCAGGTTCAGCCTGTCAGCGATACCCTTAGCGGCGTCAAACAGGGACAGGCTGTACAGATTGGTGTCACTTTGAAAGCGTCATCCTGGATTCGCGTAGTAGCTGATGGCAAAACCAAGTTTGAGGGTATTCTGCCAGAGGGAACTCACCGGATTTGGAAAGCTCAGAAGCAACTGACAGTGAAAACTGATAATGCTGGTGGTGTTTTAATGAGCGTCAATCAAGAGAAAGCCAAGGAAATGGGAGAGCCTGGGAAAGAGGAAGAAGTTAGGATTGCTGCCAAGCCTAAGTTTTGA
- the malQ gene encoding 4-alpha-glucanotransferase encodes MPFPRSSGILLHPTSFPSRFGIGDLGLEAYRFIDFLKESHQQYWQVLPLGPTAYGNSPYMCYSAMAGNPLLISPEKLRDEGLLTEEDFANLPGFPEEKVDFKEVVSVKIGLLKKAYEHFRANATPILQKEFEGFCDSKAYWLDNYALFMALKDANENANWHTWPSELVKRDPQAMEQVQERLNGEIFYYKFVQFEFFRQWSELKSYANMRGIDIIGDIPIYVAHDSADVWAHPNIFCLDEQTGAAAQMAGVPPDYFSATGQLWGNPVYNWEELQKQDFKWWVQRFEAMLDYVDIIRIDHFRGFEAYWSVPQGEQTAMNGKWVEAPGDAFFEVIREKLGKLPVLAEDLGVITPGVEALRDKYEFPGMKILQFAFSADAANPFLPFNYPRNAVVYTGTHDNDTTLGWFDTASDQEKQNLLLYLGSISPEGIHWDLIRLALSSIANQAIIPLQDILGLGNQARMNFPSIPEGNWEWRYQPGALTQELGDRLKVLTELNGRAPQEQ; translated from the coding sequence ATGCCTTTTCCTAGATCAAGTGGCATTTTGCTGCATCCCACATCTTTTCCCAGTCGATTTGGCATTGGCGATTTAGGCTTAGAAGCCTATCGCTTCATCGATTTTCTCAAAGAAAGCCATCAACAATATTGGCAAGTTTTACCTTTGGGCCCCACTGCATACGGTAATTCCCCTTATATGTGCTACTCGGCAATGGCGGGAAATCCCCTGCTGATTAGCCCAGAAAAACTACGAGATGAGGGTTTGCTAACAGAAGAAGACTTTGCTAATTTACCAGGATTTCCGGAAGAAAAGGTAGATTTCAAGGAGGTTGTGTCGGTTAAGATTGGGCTACTCAAAAAAGCCTATGAACATTTTAGAGCCAATGCCACACCCATCCTGCAAAAAGAGTTTGAAGGTTTTTGCGACAGCAAAGCCTATTGGCTAGATAATTACGCCTTATTTATGGCGTTGAAAGATGCCAATGAGAATGCAAACTGGCACACATGGCCGTCAGAACTTGTCAAGCGTGATCCACAAGCAATGGAGCAAGTACAGGAGCGGCTCAATGGAGAGATTTTTTATTACAAGTTTGTCCAATTTGAGTTTTTCCGCCAGTGGTCAGAGCTTAAAAGCTACGCCAACATGCGCGGTATTGACATTATCGGCGATATCCCTATCTACGTAGCTCATGATAGCGCTGATGTGTGGGCGCATCCCAACATCTTTTGTCTAGATGAACAGACAGGAGCTGCCGCCCAAATGGCAGGAGTCCCACCAGATTACTTTAGCGCCACCGGTCAATTGTGGGGAAACCCGGTTTACAACTGGGAGGAATTGCAAAAACAAGACTTTAAATGGTGGGTACAGCGGTTTGAGGCAATGCTGGATTATGTAGATATAATTCGCATTGACCACTTTCGGGGCTTCGAGGCTTATTGGTCTGTGCCGCAAGGTGAACAAACTGCGATGAATGGTAAATGGGTGGAAGCGCCTGGAGATGCTTTTTTTGAAGTGATTAGGGAGAAGTTGGGCAAGCTACCCGTCTTAGCAGAAGATTTGGGAGTAATTACACCGGGGGTAGAAGCACTGCGAGACAAGTATGAATTTCCAGGGATGAAAATTTTGCAATTTGCCTTTAGTGCTGATGCCGCTAATCCATTTTTACCATTCAATTATCCGCGCAATGCTGTAGTTTATACCGGGACTCACGATAATGACACTACTTTAGGCTGGTTCGATACAGCTAGCGACCAGGAAAAGCAAAACTTGTTACTTTATTTAGGTTCTATCAGTCCTGAAGGCATCCACTGGGATTTAATTCGTCTAGCTTTGAGTTCCATAGCCAACCAAGCGATTATTCCCTTGCAAGATATTTTGGGATTAGGGAACCAAGCGCGGATGAATTTTCCCAGTATTCCTGAGGGGAACTGGGAGTGGCGCTATCAACCAGGAGCGTTGACACAGGAATTAGGCGATCGCTTGAAAGTTCTTACTGAACTCAATGGACGCGCCCCACAAGAACAATGA
- a CDS encoding NUDIX hydrolase, which produces MTYRNPTPTVDIIIELVDRPHRPIVLIERHNLPLGWAIPGGFVDYGEAVEVAARREAEEETGLQVELVEQLLVYSDPDRDPRQHTISIVFLATATGEPMAGDDAKGVGIFESWRVPGNLCFDHDRILRDYWRYRHYGIRPRLG; this is translated from the coding sequence ATGACTTACCGAAATCCTACACCGACAGTTGATATCATCATTGAACTAGTAGATCGACCTCATCGGCCAATAGTGTTAATTGAAAGACATAATCTACCCTTAGGTTGGGCTATTCCTGGTGGTTTTGTGGATTATGGGGAAGCCGTGGAAGTGGCGGCGCGGCGGGAAGCTGAGGAAGAAACGGGTTTGCAGGTGGAGTTAGTTGAACAATTACTGGTGTATTCTGACCCCGATCGCGATCCGCGTCAGCATACGATTAGCATTGTGTTTTTGGCGACAGCGACGGGGGAACCGATGGCTGGCGATGATGCCAAGGGTGTAGGCATTTTTGAGTCTTGGCGTGTGCCTGGTAATTTATGTTTTGACCACGATCGCATTTTGCGGGATTATTGGCGATATCGGCATTATGGAATACGTCCGAGGTTGGGGTAG
- the tumE gene encoding toxin TumE has protein sequence MSRKVIQVYLDEIEQLLLNCSNTYIEEYSAVILNTERANLRIRIRFALKYLLAVSEAFVIVDNQITYIDYRYHFQDEQNSLIFRYDNTPHFPNLPSFPHHKHLFDNVIACEKPHIADVLQEVMEFLESKQNNQM, from the coding sequence ATGTCGCGTAAAGTTATCCAAGTCTATTTAGATGAAATTGAGCAACTTTTACTCAACTGCTCTAACACATACATTGAGGAATATAGTGCAGTCATTTTAAATACAGAGAGAGCTAATCTCCGCATTAGAATACGTTTCGCTCTTAAATATTTACTGGCAGTTAGTGAAGCCTTTGTTATTGTAGATAATCAAATTACATATATCGATTATCGCTATCACTTTCAAGATGAGCAAAATAGTCTGATTTTTCGTTATGACAATACACCACACTTTCCTAACTTGCCTAGCTTCCCGCACCATAAACATCTTTTCGACAACGTAATTGCTTGCGAAAAGCCACATATAGCCGATGTGCTACAAGAAGTGATGGAGTTTTTAGAGTCAAAACAGAACAATCAAATGTAA
- the tumA gene encoding antitoxin TumA — MRKQIIEYTSSLDALIALTKQLNTYEIKYQMNSEEFFAKYSQGETSDDEVFVEWAGNYQHYLALHQDIKSKLRDVA; from the coding sequence ATGCGTAAACAAATCATCGAATATACATCTTCATTAGATGCGCTCATTGCCCTTACTAAACAGTTAAATACCTATGAAATAAAGTACCAAATGAATTCAGAAGAATTTTTTGCCAAATATAGCCAAGGCGAAACTTCTGACGATGAAGTGTTTGTCGAATGGGCAGGAAACTACCAACATTATCTAGCTCTACACCAAGATATAAAGAGCAAACTCAGAGATGTCGCGTAA